One genomic region from Erythrobacter mangrovi encodes:
- a CDS encoding DUF6151 family protein: MGASDELPFACKCGSVTGVIEHANPQEGDRVVCHCVDCRDLVRHLGQEARVLDDLGGTDLYQSRCARVRLQSGRDKLASLHMTEGKTLRWYASCCQSPLFNTYANGRVPYVTTLLANTDADKRDILLGDPIGHVFPEQATGDASNLPELSFARLMWRFFRRMLKDLSSGDRRRSALFDARTLEPIAKPRHLTLAEQEALGRA, from the coding sequence ATGGGCGCGTCCGACGAATTACCCTTCGCCTGCAAATGTGGCTCGGTGACCGGCGTCATCGAGCATGCGAATCCGCAGGAGGGCGACCGTGTGGTATGCCACTGCGTCGACTGCCGCGACCTCGTACGGCATCTGGGCCAGGAAGCCCGCGTCCTCGACGATCTCGGCGGCACCGATCTGTATCAGTCCCGCTGCGCACGGGTGAGACTGCAGTCGGGCCGAGATAAACTGGCAAGCCTCCATATGACCGAGGGCAAGACACTGCGCTGGTATGCCAGTTGTTGCCAGTCACCGCTGTTCAACACCTATGCGAATGGGCGGGTCCCCTACGTAACGACCCTTCTTGCCAATACCGATGCTGACAAGCGCGACATCCTGCTTGGTGATCCGATCGGCCATGTCTTCCCGGAGCAGGCAACGGGTGATGCCAGCAACCTGCCCGAACTTTCCTTCGCCAGGCTGATGTGGCGTTTCTTCAGGCGAATGCTTAAGGACCTGAGCTCCGGCGACCGGCGACGTAGTGCGCTGTTTGACGCGAGGACACTTGAGCCGATTGCCAAACCACGCCACCTCACATTAGCCGAGCAGGAAGCATTGGGGCGCGCATGA
- the ilvN gene encoding acetolactate synthase small subunit, producing the protein MKIAQQASERHVLNVIVDNEAGILAKIAGLFTARGYNIDSLTVADISEDHAISRITIVTNGPEPVIDQIRAQLERLVPVHKVIDLTESGAHVERELALVKVAGKGDNRVEALRIAELFRANVVDTTTSSFVFELTGSPDKIHSFITLMRELGLVEVGRSGIVGMMRGAGHD; encoded by the coding sequence ATGAAGATCGCCCAGCAGGCCAGCGAGCGGCACGTCCTCAACGTGATCGTCGATAACGAGGCGGGTATCCTCGCCAAGATCGCGGGGCTGTTCACCGCGCGCGGCTACAACATCGACAGCCTGACCGTGGCCGATATATCCGAGGACCACGCGATCAGCCGCATCACCATCGTCACCAACGGCCCCGAACCGGTGATCGACCAGATCCGCGCACAGCTCGAACGGCTTGTGCCCGTCCACAAGGTTATCGACCTCACTGAAAGTGGCGCGCATGTCGAACGTGAACTGGCGCTGGTGAAGGTTGCCGGTAAAGGCGACAACCGGGTTGAAGCCCTGCGGATCGCGGAGCTGTTCCGCGCCAACGTGGTGGATACAACCACCAGCAGCTTCGTCTTCGAGCTCACCGGCTCGCCGGACAAGATCCACAGTTTCATCACCCTGATGCGCGAACTCGGCCTGGTCGAGGTCGGTCGCTCGGGGATCGTGGGAATGATGCGCGGCGCCGGGCACGACTGA
- the ilvC gene encoding ketol-acid reductoisomerase, with translation MQVYYDTDCDQQLIKGKKVAIVGYGSQGHAHAQNLRDSGVGEVAVALRPGSATARKAEGAGFPVKTVAEAAEWADVLMILAPDEHQAAIYANEVAGKMKPGSALAFAHGLNIHFGLIDPPADVDVIMIAPKGPGHTVRGEYLKGGGVPCLIAVHQESNQSGGNGFAKQLALSYASAVGGGRSGIIETNFKEECETDLFGEQAVLCGGITHLIQAGFETLVEAGYAPEMAYFECLHETKLIVDLLYEGGIANMRYSISNTAEYGDIKTGPRIITEETKAEMKRVLKDIQSGRFVKDFVLDNQAGQPELKASRKAAAAHPIEQTGAQLRAMMPWIGANKLVDKDKN, from the coding sequence ATGCAAGTCTATTACGATACCGATTGCGACCAGCAGCTGATCAAGGGGAAGAAGGTCGCCATTGTCGGTTACGGCAGCCAGGGCCACGCCCATGCCCAGAACCTGCGTGACAGCGGCGTGGGCGAAGTCGCCGTTGCCCTTCGCCCCGGCTCGGCCACTGCGCGCAAGGCGGAAGGCGCCGGCTTCCCGGTCAAGACCGTCGCGGAAGCTGCCGAATGGGCCGACGTCCTGATGATCCTCGCGCCCGACGAGCACCAGGCCGCGATCTACGCCAATGAAGTGGCGGGCAAGATGAAGCCAGGCAGCGCGCTCGCTTTCGCGCATGGCCTCAACATTCACTTTGGCCTGATCGATCCGCCGGCCGACGTCGACGTGATCATGATCGCGCCCAAGGGCCCCGGCCACACCGTGCGCGGTGAATACCTCAAGGGTGGCGGCGTGCCCTGCCTCATCGCCGTGCACCAGGAAAGCAACCAGTCGGGCGGCAATGGCTTCGCCAAGCAGCTCGCGCTGTCCTACGCCAGCGCGGTCGGCGGCGGCCGCTCGGGCATTATCGAAACCAACTTCAAGGAAGAGTGCGAAACCGACCTGTTCGGCGAGCAGGCCGTGCTTTGCGGTGGCATCACCCACCTGATCCAGGCCGGGTTCGAAACGCTGGTCGAAGCTGGCTACGCACCCGAAATGGCCTATTTCGAGTGCCTCCACGAGACCAAGCTGATCGTCGACCTGCTTTATGAAGGTGGCATCGCCAACATGCGTTATTCGATCTCGAACACCGCCGAGTACGGCGACATCAAGACCGGTCCGCGCATCATCACCGAAGAGACCAAGGCCGAAATGAAGCGCGTCCTCAAGGACATCCAGTCGGGCCGCTTCGTGAAGGACTTCGTGCTCGACAACCAGGCGGGCCAGCCCGAGTTGAAGGCAAGTCGCAAGGCCGCCGCTGCGCACCCGATCGAGCAGACCGGCGCACAGCTGCGCGCCATGATGCCCTGGATCGGCGCAAACAAGCTGGTCGACAAGGACAAGAACTGA